GATGGCCAGCGAGACGCGCGGGTCTTCTTTCTCCAGCAGAGAATATTCACGGCCCATGACGCCTTGTAACTCTGGGAATTCATAAACCATTCCGGTTTCAAGGTCACACTTGGCCAAAAGGGCGGCACGTTCCACCAGACCCTTGATCGCTGGATTCAAATTAGTGGCCATTTCGCTGGACAGGGTACGGAAGCGTTCGATCTTCTCGAAGCTGGTGCCGAGTTTCGCCTGATAAACGACCTTCTTGAGTGCTTCAAGCCGTGATTCTAACGGCTTTTTTTGATCTTCTTGCCAGAAGAACATTGCATCGGACAGCCGCGCGCGCAGAACGCGCTCATTCCCGGCGATGACGACCAGAGGATTGCGTGGGATGGTGTTGGCGATGGTGATGAAATGGGGCATCAACCTGCCCTCGGCATCGACCAGGGTAAAGTAACGCTGATGCTCACGCATACTGGTAATCAGGAGTTCGGGTGGCAGAGCCAAAAAGCGCGCTTCGATCGTACCAACCAGAGCTTTCGGAGTCTCAACCAGATAGCTGACCTCTTCGAGCAGGGCGGGATCAGGGTTGATCCGCCCACCAAGTTTTTGGGCGATCTCTTCCATCTGTGCCTCAATCAGGCCGCGCCGTTTTTCAATCTGCGGAATGACATGATGCGCCTCAGCCTTGGCCAGGTAGTCTGCCAGATCAGCAACGGGAAACGCGTTAGGTGCCATGAAACGGTGGCCGCGGGAGAGATTTCCACTGTGGACATCTCCAAACACAACCGGCAAAACCTCTCCACCGTAGAGCGCAACCAACCAGTGTATCGGTCGTGCAAAACGGACATCGAGATCCTTCCAGCGCATTGATTTACGAAACGGAATATTGCTGATGACCGATTCGAGTATGGTCGGCAACTGTGCCAAAGACTCACCGCCCTCAATCACCTTGGAAATAAACAGATAGGCCCCTTTCGGGGTTTCGATGGTCGTTAGCTCTGACACCTCTACCCCGTTGGTACGGGCAAAACCTTCGGCAGCCTTGGTCGGCTTCCCCTCTGCGTCAAAAGCGATGCGGGCTGGCGGACCGGTCACTTCAAGTTCCAGGCGTTTTTGCTGACGTGCCACACCGGCAACGGAGATGCACAGGCGCCGGGGCGTAGCAAAGGTCTGGATCTGCCCGTATGAAATCCGGGCCTGATCAAACTCTTTGATCAGGAGTCGCTGCATGTCTGCCAATGCTTTGGGGATCAGGCCTGCGGGGATCTCTTCGGTGCCAATTTCAAGAAAAAGTTCTGCGGACATTCTATTCTCCAGTCGAAAAAGGGCGCACCCTCTTAGTCACAAAAGCTCACCCCTTCAACAATGGAAACCCGAGTTTCTCTCGTTGTTTAACGTAGCCCTCAGCACAGATTTTAGCCAGGTTCCGGACACGTCCGATATAACCGGCGCGTTCAGTCACCGATATCGCACTGCGCGCATCGAGCAGGTTAAAGGCATGTGACCCTTTGAGGACAAAATCGTAAGCCGGGAAAACCAACTCTTTTTCAGCCAGACGAACACACTCTTTTTCATACATATCAAAGAGTTGAAAAAGCATGGAGGTATCCGCTTCTTCAAAGTTGTACTTAGAGAACTCAACCTCGGTCTGATGATGAATATCTCCATACTTAATGCCGTCAGTCCATTCAAGGTCATAAACATTGTCAACCCCTTGAATATACATGGCGATTCGTTCGATACCGTAGGTAATTTCACCGGAGACAGGTTTCAGGTCAATGCCTCCCGCCTGTTGAAAGTAGGTGAATTGAGTAATTTCCATCCCATCAAGCCAAACTTCCCAACCCAGGCCCCAGGCTCCAAGAGTCGGAGATTCCCAGTCATCCTCCACAAAACGGATATCATGGTCTCTGGGATCGATGCCGAAACTCTTCAATGAATTCAGGTAAAGATCCTGAATATTCTGCGGTGAGGGTTTGAGAATGACCTGAAATTGATAATAGTGTTGAAGGCGATTCGGATTCTCTCCATAGCGACCGTCAGTCGGCCGGCGTGAGGGTTCGACGTAAGCGACTTTCCACGGCTCCGGTCCCAGCACACGCAGAAAGGTTGCGGGGTTGAATGTGCCAGCGCCTTTTTCCATATCATAGGGCTGTTGAATCAAGCATCCCTGCTGCGCCCAGTAGTTCTGCAGAGAAAGTATCAGGTTCTGAAAAGTCACGGGTCCTCCATTATTGATCATGCTGACGCTAGCAGCGACGTGAAAAATCCTGTTCTGGTAATTTTTGGTGCGCGCAGTTTAGCCCCCGATATAGGGGATGTCAAGGATCGGCAGGACTCAATGTTTGCTGCAGAAAACGTTGTGATTTGGGAACTCGCGGAAGGATCAATTGAAGCACCAGGTTCATCATTGCCGCCCCATCTCTCAACGTTCTGCCCCCAAATTGAAACCCCGCAAAGAGATCAATGGGCGTTTGCAATGCACGCGAAAGACTCCCGAGGGTTCCGACCCCAACTTCAAGCTGTGAAGCGCCTGCAGCACAAGAGCGACAGAGGCTTCCTCCTCGAAGAGGATCGAACGCGATCAAAGCCTCCTCGAATCGAACAAAACATTCACTGCAATGAAGGAGGTGGGGAATATAGCCAAGATGCTTGACGAGTCGGATTTCAAATAGAAGTCTGGCCAGTTGAGTGCCACCACCGTCTGCAAGAAAATCGAGACAGCCCGCCATCAAACTAAAGATATCCGGCTGCGGATCTCCTTCCTGAAGCAGCATCTCGATTAACTCAACACAATAACTCGCCAGGGCCAGTTGCGGCAAAGATTGACGTAACCCGCGGCGTGCGTCAATCAAGTCGGCGTCCAGCAACGTCAACAGGTCACCAAGACCTGCCTGCCAGCGAATTTCGATTTGAGTGAACGGTTCTAGAGCTGGGCCAAAGCGCTTCACACTTTTGCGCCCACCACGTGCGTACCCTCGCAACAGCCCGTGTGTCGGGGACAGAAAAGAAACTACCAAGTCCGCTTCCCCATAATTGATCTGCCGCAACATAATCGCAGGGCTATTGTGTGGCACACGCCGCACCATCCAACCTCCCGGGTTAGGTTAGATGTACGAGGAAAAAAGTAGCCGTTGAAAAATAGATTAAGATCCCGGTTATATCATTGACTGTTTGAACAAAGGGACTGGCTGCGATCGCGGGGTCAATACCGACTTTTTTGAAAAAAGAGGCAGCTAAAACACCCATGCAAGCAGCAACAGAGATAGCAACGGCCATAGCAACGCCAACAACAAGGCCCAGGTACAGATTATGGTGCCAAACATAAGCAACCGCGGCAATGGTCATGCCACAGATGGAGCCCATAATTAAGCCGACTCTTAGCTCCCTGAAAAAAATCTTGCGCAACATGGAAAAATCGATCCGCCCGGTGGCGAAGCCGCGCACCACGATCGTCGAAGTCTGACCGCCGACGTTCCCTCCCATCCCGGTAATAACAGGGATGAATGATATGAGCGAGATCGCCTGCTCAAGCGTGGCCCTAAAAACCCACATCAGAAACCCGGTCAGAACCCCGCCACAGAGGGTCGTCAGTAACCAGGGCAATCGCAATCTGGCAACCTGAAAAGCCTTATTGCCATACATGAGTTCTTCCTGGCTGGTACCGGCCATCC
Above is a genomic segment from Geopsychrobacter electrodiphilus DSM 16401 containing:
- the recO gene encoding DNA repair protein RecO, whose translation is MVRRVPHNSPAIMLRQINYGEADLVVSFLSPTHGLLRGYARGGRKSVKRFGPALEPFTQIEIRWQAGLGDLLTLLDADLIDARRGLRQSLPQLALASYCVELIEMLLQEGDPQPDIFSLMAGCLDFLADGGGTQLARLLFEIRLVKHLGYIPHLLHCSECFVRFEEALIAFDPLRGGSLCRSCAAGASQLEVGVGTLGSLSRALQTPIDLFAGFQFGGRTLRDGAAMMNLVLQLILPRVPKSQRFLQQTLSPADP
- the glyS gene encoding glycine--tRNA ligase subunit beta — protein: MSAELFLEIGTEEIPAGLIPKALADMQRLLIKEFDQARISYGQIQTFATPRRLCISVAGVARQQKRLELEVTGPPARIAFDAEGKPTKAAEGFARTNGVEVSELTTIETPKGAYLFISKVIEGGESLAQLPTILESVISNIPFRKSMRWKDLDVRFARPIHWLVALYGGEVLPVVFGDVHSGNLSRGHRFMAPNAFPVADLADYLAKAEAHHVIPQIEKRRGLIEAQMEEIAQKLGGRINPDPALLEEVSYLVETPKALVGTIEARFLALPPELLITSMREHQRYFTLVDAEGRLMPHFITIANTIPRNPLVVIAGNERVLRARLSDAMFFWQEDQKKPLESRLEALKKVVYQAKLGTSFEKIERFRTLSSEMATNLNPAIKGLVERAALLAKCDLETGMVYEFPELQGVMGREYSLLEKEDPRVSLAIFEHYLPTQAGGELPSDDVGAFVSLADKIDTLCGCFSVGLIPTGTADPYALRRATIGILAIILERNYVVSIPTLVARSLHLLEKKAERPLAVIAAEVVEFIRLRLVNMLTSQGYPAEVVDAVLSASFDQPGDALARVKALTELKGRDDFEPLAAAFKRVVNIIKGGVVEVVDPSLFETESEKVLHQQLIAVQNGLKQLVDAADYSKALITIAGLRPAVDAFFDGVMVMAEDEKVRINRLALLTSVSRLFTDIADFSKISA
- the glyQ gene encoding glycine--tRNA ligase subunit alpha, encoding MTFQNLILSLQNYWAQQGCLIQQPYDMEKGAGTFNPATFLRVLGPEPWKVAYVEPSRRPTDGRYGENPNRLQHYYQFQVILKPSPQNIQDLYLNSLKSFGIDPRDHDIRFVEDDWESPTLGAWGLGWEVWLDGMEITQFTYFQQAGGIDLKPVSGEITYGIERIAMYIQGVDNVYDLEWTDGIKYGDIHHQTEVEFSKYNFEEADTSMLFQLFDMYEKECVRLAEKELVFPAYDFVLKGSHAFNLLDARSAISVTERAGYIGRVRNLAKICAEGYVKQREKLGFPLLKG